The sequence TTCAAAGACAAACTTTCCTCTCAAACTAATAATTTCCATTCTGCTACCTACAGTTTGGCTTATCCTTTGGTCTGATAGCCATACTTCATTTCACAGGACTATACAAGTATGTACTATGTACAAAACATTTTCAAGTTTGCTTTCAAATGATACCTACAAAGAGTAGATCAAGTTTTCAAGTTTACAGAATACCATACTACAACAATTTACCACTATAAATATGTCTTAATACCTGTTTATTCCATTCTATTTAGATTGCAACACTAACAAAATTCTTAATGCATATGTCCCCACCACCTGTACTTTCCCTACACTATCTTTTTGACACTTACATAGAAACAACTCAATTCAGCAACCAAGTTTTACAACCACTGTTGCTACCAATCAAATGGTGATGCATCAGATCCCAATTCTCATGAGTATTAACATATTAAGAGAGTACATTATTTACCTAAGACTGAAGGACTGTGCCTTActttataaaaaaacaaagatagcCACATCAATTTAATTCCATATATATGATACTACCTactcaatttattaaaaattgtaataaacaTAATAATCAAACTAGTGCTCCAAACTTATGCTGTTCACATGGAAGAcaccacaaaagaagacataatatAGAGACTGCCTTGCAATAAGAAGTACAAATTCCTTCTAtaaagatggagaaataaaaggacaaatcTAGTTGTCTAAAAGACAATTCACTGTACACATTTTATTTACAGTTTTGTACACTGTCTTAATATGAATGGGACTGCTTTTCTACTTGAGCCACTTTTAACCAAAGCAAAATAACCTAAGTAATACAAAGTGTTAAAATACAgcataaagatataaaaacagacatactaATTCTAGTTAGGAATGTAATTATGATGTTACATTTTTTATAATCCACAATTATGTTTAGGAAATCACACAAACATAGATCACTGATTTGAATGAAATGCATAAATTTGTAGCAATGCTTTGTagttacagaaaacaaaaaaaattaccaaagaatgcacaaaattaatgtttattcCACCTTTGTGTCATATTCCTGGATCCTTCACCAATGTTACatgaggaaaagaacaaaagcaaaacaaatgaaaaactaaaatcagaaatcacTAATATCAAGTAgggaaacaaataaattaaaatctagCAGCCATCAGCAAGAGTACAGCAAAGACAATgctgtaaaaagaaacaaagaaaattgctAGAAAACTGTATGCATCATAATCTTTCAAACCAGCAAAATATGCTCCTGCATACAATGgaacaacagaattttttttcctgtaaagtaTAGAAATGCCAAGTTGttttttgactattgtgaataggtAAAATCTGTATGTAATTAATGGTAATTCTACTGAACTATTACAGAGTGAGCCAGGAACACATTTATGGATTCTGGGGATGTGTACTGTAATTCTTTGATTGGAATAGTGGAAActctagccaaaaaaaaaaaaaaaaaaaaaaaatgaacacagaagTACAAGACAAAGGCGAATGAGACTTCTCTTATATCTTAGAAACATTTAGATGGAAATCAAATTTAAATGCAGTCCACTCTGCTTTTTGAAGAGGCTTTGGTTCAGCTCCCAAATCTCGATTGCTTGACGCAGTCTCCTATGAGAATACTCAGAAGGTGTCTTCTTAAACAACAAACCTATTTTTAGTGGTGGAGCCGCTCTTAGTAGCTGTGTCTGCATGGGACTGATAACCAATCACTATCTTTGGAGGAAGTCCTAACCTTTCCTTGTATACCctcctagaagaaaaaagaagaagaagaaaaaagtagccATTAACTTTTACTcacaagaaatacatttaaaaatttacggttattagtttttatattaaaaaatatagactTGAGAGTAAAATAGGAAATTAAATATACACCCTTTTCCTTTTAGCACAATTTACTCTTCGTTTTTGCGATATTCTTggttaattacttttaaaatatttgagagcCAGTCAGGTATGTTATTACTAAATTACAGGAgcattactatattattatactGTTATTTATTATGATACTATAATTATTACTAAATCAACAGTGAACAAAGCAAGGACAGTCCCTGAGCTGACTGCATTTATAGTCTAGTAGAGAAAACACAATCAATCACAAATACATATGACAGACTTGTATCACATGCATACTTAAACagaaatctgtaaaacaaacatgtttattttcattctttgatCTAAAATGTTGCATTTCACGTCTGAACCCTAGCAAATATTGTATATTACTACACAAATTATATTAACCATACCTGTTATAAGAttgcacaaataaaaactaaacacttTGAGGGAGATTAAAATGAAACACTTTGAGGGAGAATGTCATATCTGCCTTACATACTAACTTTACGACCTAATTTTCAAGACACGACTCTATTGCAAGAATAAAATGGCACTTGTCATGAGTGCCAAAGAGTAAATATAAGGGCTGTGATACTGTATAACAAAAAGATTCTAATCTCATCTACAAAATTAGACAAGTCTTCCCCTTTAAATATCACGAGGTCAAAAGGATAATGTTAAGAGAATGAGCACATCTGaaagctgagaaataaaaattaggctgTGTGGCTATGGCTCATAAGTAAAGTGAACATGAGATAAAGGTGACAAGATTTCAGAGGAAGATCACAGAGAGCTTCACAGGCCACCTTAAAAATCTGAatctttggccaggcgcggtggctcatgcctgtaatcccagcactttgggaggtcgaggcgggcggatcacaaggtcaggagatcgagaccatcctggctaacatggtgaaaccccgcctctactaaaaatacaaaaaattagccgggcgtagtgcgggtgcctgtagtcccagcaactcgggaggctgaggcaggagaatggcatgaacctgggaggcggagcttgcagtgagccgaaattgtgccactgcactccagcccgggtgacagagcaagactccatctcaaaaaaaaaaaaaaaaaaaggaatctttaagaaaaaaatagtaaaaattcaaaaataagcaaaaatcaaataaaaataaaggaataaacatATTAATGGAGTTAAATCCTCCAACACACTAGGATAGGTTTTTTTATACCTTCCAGAAGATTTACTACCTTCCCCCTAAAATAAggtattaaaaagtaattttatggTAACTAAAGTGTTAATTATCAAATTTGCATTATAATGCAATGCATTCCTTTCAATTAtacttaattattaaaaatgccaaaaagcAAGTCATGCAAATTGGAAGGGTTAAAAATGAATCTTCGTTTGAAAATCTGAAGTCTTAATATACActcaaaaacatttaatattgacaaaaatacaaaacttccgtaggaaaaaaattcttaattaactcttgtttaaaaaaaaaaaagtaaatcctcCAAAATTAGGTTTTGATGCTggaagaaacattaaaatatgatGACAAATCAACTCCTTTCTCTAATGGAACCCCATATAGCATGAAATGTAGAAAATCCCTATACCTTTTGATCCAGAAATAAAttatgttcacagaaaaatttaCATGGCTGAGAGCAATGGATCACGCCTgaaattccggcactttgggaggctgaggaaggtggatgacttgaggctaggagtttgacaccagcctggccaacatggcaaaaccctgtctctacaaaaaataccgtagtggctcaggcctgtggtcccagctattcaggaggctgaggcaagagaatcacttgaacccaagaggtggaggttgcagtgagctgagatcgcgctactgcaacccggcctggaaaacagagtgtgactctgtctcaaaaaattaattttaaaaagaaaaattaatatttgaaaaatcacaAAGGGGCAAACCAAACATTTTGACCACTGACTGACCAGCActtaattttaacataaaattgtaagtcaaatttttttttttttttttttggtgagacagagtcttgctctgtctcccaggctggcgcGCAGTGGccccctgcaagctccgcctcccaggttcacgccattctcctgcctcagtctcccaaatagctgggactacaggcacccgccaccacgcccagctaatttttttttttttgtatttttagtagagacggggtttaaccgtgttggccaggatggtcttgatctcctgacctcgtgatccgcctgcctcggcctcccaaagtgctgggattacaggtgtgagccaccgtgcctggcatcaAATATTACTAATATAATTGAGGTAAAAAGAAATcctagttagaaaaaaaatgtcagctggtttagcgtggtggctcacgcctgtaatctcagcactttgaaaggctgggGTGGCTTGATCaagtccaggagttcatgaccagtctggaaaacatggcaaaaccccttctctacaaaaaaaatacaagaaaataggCAGGTGTGGTCAtacacacctgtagttgcagctaattgggtggctgaggtgggaggatcacctgagcccaggaggctgaggctgaagtgagccatgactgcaccactgcactcttgcctgaataacacagtgaggccctgtctcaaaaaaaaaaaagccacttttgcaaagaataaaatttacaaaaaaaggtTTAATAAAACCCTACATATGTGGGTTTTAAACATGGAACAAAAACCAagatatgttatataaattttaatgaaaattatatgtAGTAAACGCACATGCTTTAAATGCATATATACTATTTGCCAATAATCActgaattattaattattatgagCATACATTAGCTCTTTTCAAAGTAGTACTTTTTTTCAAACAGCACTTTCAAAGTAGGAAATAATACATTCtcatttgtgaatgaataaaaaatgctaCATGCCAAAGGAGAGTGCTCTAGTGGTTATATACTTCACTGCTAAGAAAAagcaattttacagaaataaaacacatatgaacaaggccaggcacagtggctcatgcctgtaatgatagcactttgggaggctgaggtggacggatcacttgagaccaagagttaaagaccagcctggccaacatggtgaaacctggtctctactaaaaatacaaaaaattacccaagcgtggtggcatgcacctgtattcccagctactagggaggctgagacataagaatctcttgaacccaggaggcggaggttgcagtgagcctacatcatgccactgtactatagcctggacaatagagtgagactctgtctctaaataaatagctgtgaaaaaaacccaaaaaacatatatatatatatatatgaacaagaCGTTGTGCACCAATTGAGccattcaaaattataaaagtgtTCAAAAACAATACAAGGAAAACAGGATCTACAAACCGAAGTATTTCtaaagctacaaataaaataacttcTGGTTTTAGTCATCTTAATATTGTAAAATAAGTAGGCAAAGAGCAAAACTTACCCTATATGTGTAACAGCTTCTCTGTTTTCACATTCAGTAGTCCATATTGCTATCTTATCACCTTTAGCTCTAACATTAACAACAGCGCCACATACATCATCACTGTAGTCATCAAAAGATTCTCCAATAAGGCAcagaagcttaaaaaaaaatcccaaattacATTTAATAGATTATAAACAAGCTTATTACACTGCAAATGTCTCTTCTGTATTTGCATAGATAACAAAACTGAAGGCAGTTTTTAAATCAAGAGTTAATTTCTTaaatgtgtaaattttatttgcatatatagaTCTGTCCTGACTTTTaaatactcattcatttatttactatcAAATCAGCCTTTTTCAGCAAATTTGGCAGTTAATGTCATGGCAAACATAAAAGctgattttattaatattcatttgCTGCTTATATTTATgagcaaataaatattaatagaataacaAAAATAGCTATTCATGGTTAATTTCctcttgttcttattttttatgaatattttttaattgtctggtttttcgttgttgtttgagacaggatcttgctctgtcaccctggctggagtgcagtgggatcatcacagctcactgcagcctcaacctcctgggctcaaacgatcctcccacctcagcctcctgagtaggcagGCATACATACAGGGACGGGACATGTCActatacccagttaatttttgtattttttgtagagacggggttttgccatgttgcccaagctggtcttgaactcctgagtttaagtgaaatgcctgcctcggcctcctgaagtgttgagatcacaggtgtgagcccagcCCTAACAGGTTTcttaattgtggcaaaatacaaataacataaaatttaccattttaaccacttttaagtgtgcagttcagtggtgttaagtacattcaacattgttgtacaaccatccctaccagaacattttttttaactgcaaaatggaaatgtcctgactttttaatgtggAATTCCAAAATGGTATTTGCTCATGATCTTCCCCCTCaaaaacagaattttcttcttaaaaagtcattcattcattagctgggtgtgctggcatgcacctgtagtcccagctacttgagaggctaaggcaggatgattgcttgaacccaggaggctacagtgagctatgatggccccactgtactctagcctgggcgacagaacaagaccctgtctctaaaaaaaacacaaaatagtcACTTATTCAATCATTTGAAGTGATTAACTTAACAAGTGCTAACTATAAACCAGGCACGGTTTCAAGTGCTAGGGATACAAAAGAGACTACAAGCTTGGGGTTTGGAACCTCTGTCTACAGAAAATGCCTATTATCTCATATTTAATTTGTCTTGTAAAGCCAAAAGTTCCAGTTAATATCACAATATGTAGGTCGAATGGTAGTACgcaacaattttattatttgcttcaCTGATCTAAAAAGTTTAGTGGgacaggcacagtgactcacacctgtaattccagcactttgggaggctgaagtgggaggatcacttggggccagaagtttgagaccaacctgggcaacgtagcaagatcccatctctaggaaaaaaattagaaaattagctgggcatggtggcatgcacctgtagtcccagctacttaagaggctgaagtgggaggatcgcttgaacccagagggtgaggctgaagtgagccatataaataaatatccgcactccagcctgggtaacagagcaagacccttgctctaacaatataaatatttaaaagtttagtaTATATATAGCAATGCTGTAAGAGGGTTGCAAAAACTTCAATCATAACAAAATGCAAGGTTCTATAATTTTGAGGTTAATGAAATGACCACAGTGAGCTTATTGTGGTGAGAGTCAACTGCCAATCACTTAAAATATCTGACTTATAGGATGTTTCACTGTACTATAAACGGGAGTCATATGACAGAACAAAAATAATTACTGACCCTGATTTTCTAGTGTTGGGCATCCTTCTcttaaattaaataacaaatgtaAAACGTAACATATCTTAAGTTTCAGTATTCCAAAACTACCTCTAAAACTGCTTTATACTTTTAAAACCTTACTGTCTCTAGCCAAAAGCGATCGAGGTCACTTCGTCTCTGCTGTTTGTTCAATGTAATTAGCCATCGTCCTCCCcgtttgtttttctcatcttcccaCATAGGCTCAATACCATCCTACAGGGTTAGAAGACAACAGTATTACACAACATTGTTACCTTGACTTTGAGAGCTAATCATTAGAAACAGTTAAGCAACAACACTGTCAACTTCTTACTTTATTGTCCATAAAACTGCCATtgatgtagtttttaaaaagcacataagACTTAAAGCCAGAGGCATGACATTGCAGAATTAGAGTCCTGACTTTGTCACTTATTAGCTATCAAATCTTGGGTTTCACTTAATTTGAAGGTTCTTAAACTTTCTGAGAAGCAAACATATTTTAGAAGCTCTGTACATTTCTATAGctaaaaatacatgcaaaaacCATGCAATTTCAGTTAATGAATGTCCCGTCCCCCTACCACCTGACAAAGCCCAATAATAAGTATTCCAAGGACCCATGCTCCTAAGGTTAAGAATGCTTGATAAACTCAGTCTGCTCAAATATATAAAGGAAGGAGTAGACTGGATAATCAAAGCTCTCATCAAAATCAATCTCAGTATGTGCCCACAGAGTAACTCTCTctcaatttttataaacaaatagaGTAAGATATATTGATACTAAAGCATACTACAGCCAATTAAATTATCAGCCTATTCATCACACTATCAAATATTCCTAAGTTTATGGCAAGATTTCTTAATGAATACCAAATGGCCCAGtcctataatatatatataaaatcaccaATTAAGCATACCTTAAAAAGTGAGTAGTCACAGCCAGGCATTAAATTACTAGACAACTGGATATGGTTGTACAGACTAGGTAAAAGAAAGTAAcaattaaaaacacaga comes from Nomascus leucogenys isolate Asia chromosome 9, Asia_NLE_v1, whole genome shotgun sequence and encodes:
- the EIF4E gene encoding eukaryotic translation initiation factor 4E isoform X3, which codes for MATVEPETTPTPNPPTTEEEKTESNQEVANPEHYIKHPLQNRWALWFFKNDKSKTWQANLRLISKFDTVEDFWALYNHIQLSSNLMPGCDYSLFKDGIEPMWEDEKNKRGGRWLITLNKQQRRSDLDRFWLETLLCLIGESFDDYSDDVCGAVVNVRAKGDKIAIWTTECENREAVTHIGRVYKERLGLPPKIVIGYQSHADTATKSGSTTKNRFVV
- the EIF4E gene encoding eukaryotic translation initiation factor 4E isoform X2; translated protein: MATVEPETTPTPNPPTTEEEKTESNQEVANPEHYIKHPLQNRWALWFFKNDKSKTWQANLRLISKFDTVEDFWALYNHIQLSSNLMPGCDYSLFKDGIEPMWEDEKNKRGGRWLITLNKQQRRSDLDRFWLETRWDLATLPRLVSNFWPQVILPLQPPKVLELQLLCLIGESFDDYSDDVCGAVVNVRAKGDKIAIWTTECENREAVTHIGRVYKERLGLPPKIVIGYQSHADTATKSGSTTKNRFVV
- the EIF4E gene encoding eukaryotic translation initiation factor 4E isoform X1, whose product is MADPVVRQIKTPVVKQLVREKVMHEKEAKQQEGKKKMRAEDGENDAIKKQAEILRESQETTPTPNPPTTEEEKTESNQEVANPEHYIKHPLQNRWALWFFKNDKSKTWQANLRLISKFDTVEDFWALYNHIQLSSNLMPGCDYSLFKDGIEPMWEDEKNKRGGRWLITLNKQQRRSDLDRFWLETLLCLIGESFDDYSDDVCGAVVNVRAKGDKIAIWTTECENREAVTHIGRVYKERLGLPPKIVIGYQSHADTATKSGSTTKNRFVV